In the Marinitoga sp. 1197 genome, CTGGATCAACAGGTTGATTCTGATAATCCATAAAGATAAAAACACTTTTGATAATTTCACCATCCTTTTTTATAAGTTTTTATTATATGTTCAGCTATTCTAATACCATCAACTGCTGAAGATGTAATTCCTCCAGCATAGCCAGCACCTTCGCCTATAGGAAATAACCCTTTTGTATTAACGCTTTCATAATGCCTATTTCTCTCTATTCTAATGGGAGAAGAACTTCTTGTTTCTACACCTGTCAATAAAGAATCATAATACGAAAAACCTTTTAACTTTTTTCCCATTGCCAGGATTCCTTCTTTTAAGGCCGAGGAAACATAAGAAGGTAGGATTTTATTTAAATCATAAAAAATAGTTCCAGGTTTATATGTTGGTAAAACTTTACCAAATGATGTTGATTTTCTTGATTTAATAAAATCGCCAAATAATTGAACAGGTGCATAATAAGAATTTGTTATTTCAAATGCTTTTTTCTCATATATTCTTTGAAAGTCCACTCCGGCAAGCGGGTGATTAGAGGGGAAGTCGGCTGGACTAACGCTAATAAGTATGGCACTGTTTGAGTTTATATTGTCTCGAGCAAATTTGCTCATTCCATTTGTAACAACCATACATTCTTCAGAAGCAGAACCAACCACATATCCTCCTGGACACATGCAGAAAGTATATACTGCTCTTTTATTTTTTGCTCTATAAGACAATTTATAATCAGCTGCTTTTAACTTTGGATGATTGTAGAATTTCCCGTATTGACTTTTATCAATTGTTTCTTTTAAATGTTCTATTCTAACTCCTATGGAAAAAGGTTTTGGTAATATTTTTACACCTCTATTTAATAGTACTTCAAA is a window encoding:
- a CDS encoding NAD(P)/FAD-dependent oxidoreductase; amino-acid sequence: MLRINNIRLPIDHTIEDIKIEIAKKIHISPKNIGKIRIAKKSIDARKKNKMIYFIYSIDFSVENEKKLLNSSKDIIYTPEKEYEIPESGDKPILTRPIIIGTGPAGLFAGLILAEAGFEPIILERGKKVDERKKDVDYFWNTGKLNPESNVQFGEGGAGTFSDGKLNTQIKDRFHRIQKMLKEFVEAGAPEEILYTNKPHIGTDKLEIAVKNIRKKIEKLGGSFYFNSKVTDFIIKNGKIKGIVINNNEKMLADIVILAIGHSARDTFEVLLNRGVKILPKPFSIGVRIEHLKETIDKSQYGKFYNHPKLKAADYKLSYRAKNKRAVYTFCMCPGGYVVGSASEECMVVTNGMSKFARDNINSNSAILISVSPADFPSNHPLAGVDFQRIYEKKAFEITNSYYAPVQLFGDFIKSRKSTSFGKVLPTYKPGTIFYDLNKILPSYVSSALKEGILAMGKKLKGFSYYDSLLTGVETRSSSPIRIERNRHYESVNTKGLFPIGEGAGYAGGITSSAVDGIRIAEHIIKTYKKGW